In the Pedobacter cryoconitis genome, TTGTTCTGAGCGATATCAAACAGCCCTTTCTCTGCGTTATCCAGCAGGTCAAATATATCAGTGGTATCTTCGTAAGCGTTTTGGATAATCTCTGATGAAATCCTGATCAGTTCACGCTGAATGTATTTTTGTGAAATAATACGGGCGTGATATTCAATGTTTGCTGCTGAAGCAACACGGTTAGTCAGATTGGTAATATAATAAGCACCACCAACCATTTCCAGCGTACCCAATGTTCTGAGTTCGGAGGTTACAGTTAAAATATCTACTGGTTTGGATTTCTGAAATAAGATAGCGATCGCCTCAAAGATCTTTTTGTGCGCTTCTGCATAAAAAACATCAGGCTTAAGGATATCAATAACGGTAGAAAGGGCATCTTTTTCAAGCATCAGTGCACCAAGCACTGCTTCTTCTAAATCTATAGCTTGAGGGGGTATTTTACCCATATTACTCATTGGGGCACCGACTCTGTTTTTTCTGGAAGAGGTAAAGTTCTGCCTGTCCTGACCTTGTGTTCCGTTATCCGTATTCATAGCCCCAAAAATAGCGAAAAATTTAGTCCTGTAAAGATTTCTTTATGAACATTCTGACACCTGAATATCATAGAATTTTGCGCAAGGAATAAAAATTCTGCTATTTACTAACAGAATATTGTTGATAAGGAGCTGTGTATCAGGTGTAAAACCGATATGATGTTTCATACAAGTTTCCTGACTGCCGAAGCCGCTGTAACCGATGAACATTCGATTCCTCAATTCTCATTATTTCAGCTATTTTTGCAGGTAAAATATAATCAATGGAAAACTTTAGAAGGTCACCCAGGCCTAAAGAAAATAACGAGTTTGTTTTCGGTATACGTGCTGTAATTGAAGCAATTAAAGCTGGTAAAGATATAGAAAGCATTTACATGCAACGCGGTCTTACAGGAGAAATCATTCCTGAGCTTAAGGGCTTGCTGAGAGATACTGATATCCCTGTACACAATGTTCCTGTAGAAAAGTTAAACAGGATGACACAAAAAAACCACCAGGGAGTGGTTGCTGTAATTTCTGCCATTACTTTTCAGAAAATAGAAGATATCATTCCTTTAATCTATGAAAAAGGAGAAGTTCCTTTAATCCTGATCCTGGATGGGATTACTGACGTAAGAAACATGGGGGCTATTGCAAGGACAGCAGCCTGTACAGGTGTACATGCCATTGTTGTTCCGGCAAAAAACTCTGCACAAATTAATGCAGATGCAATTAAAACCTCTGCGGGTGCATTATTTACGATCCCGGTATGCCGTCAGCAAAATTTACACAAAACTGCCTTATTCCTGCAAGAATGTGGTTTACAGATTGTGGCTTGTACCGAAAAAACAAATGATTTGATTTATGCACCAGATTATACTGCCCCAACAGCAATTGTAATGGGAGCGGAGGACGAGGGGATATCAAATGATATTATGCGTATGGCAAACCATTTAGCGAAGATCCCTATGTTTGGAGAGATCGGTTCACTAAATGTTTCGGTTTCTACCGGCGTTATTCTGTACGAAGCGATCAGACAGCGCGGTACGAATTAAGAACCTGTTATTTACAGGTTCTAGATAAATTTCTGTCCAAAATTAGACTTTACATCTGCTACGATTTGTTTCACGCTCTGTTCTTCAGATCTGGGACAAATCAACAGTGTATTGTTCGATTCCACTACAATATAGTCATGTAAGCCCTGCAGGATAACCAGTTTGTCCTCAGGTACATTGACCATACAGTTTGACGAGTTGAACATCATCACCTGCTCAGAAGGGATCACTGCATTACCCACATAATCTTTCTCTGCCATCTCATAAATAGAAGCCCATGTCCCAAGGTCTGACCACCCGAAATCGGTAGGCAGCACATAAACATTATCAGCTTTTTCCATAATGGCGAAGTCAATCGAAATATTGGTGCATTGCAAATATGCATTGCCAATAAAGGCTTTCTCTTCTGGTGTATTGTATAAAGAGGCACCCAGGTGGAAAATATCATACATATCTGGCAGATGTTTACTGAAAGCGTCATTGATTGCTTTGGCCGACCAGATAAAAATACCTGCGTTCCATAAGAAATCACCACTTTGTAAAAATGACTTTGCCAGTTCCAGATTAGGTTTCTCTGTGAATATTTTTACTTTATTGATTTGCGGATCTGTAGGTAAGGTGGTTTCTACATATTGTATGTAACCATAACCTGTATCAGGGCGGCTCGGCTTGATCCCTAAAGTGATCAGGCAGTCGTTTTCCTTAGCAGCTTTTAAAGACTGCTCTATAGCTGCTATAAAGGCGTCAAGATTGGATATGGTGTGATCTGATGGAGCAACAACAATAGTCGCATCCGGATTAATCTCAGCAATCTTCATAGAGCCATAAGCAATACAAGGCGCTGTATTTCTCATAATAGGTTCTGCAAGGATTTGATTATCCGGAAGGTCAGGAAGCTGCGATTTTACCTTATCTATATAAATTTCATTGGTTACAATGAAAATGTTTTCGGGCGGACATATTTTTAAAAAGCGATCATATGTACTTTGAATAAGCGTTTTCCCTATACCAAAAAAATCGATAAACTGTTTCGGATGTTCGATTCTGCTTACAGGCCAAAAACGGCTGCCAACGCCACCGGCCATAATTAGGGCGTAATTATCTTTGTTCATATTAGGATTAAACTATAATAAACCTTCATGCAGAAGGTCGTGCAAATGTACAATACCAAAATAACCATTGGCATCGGTAATTAATAATTGTGTAATATTAGATTGTCTGATCAATTCGAACGCGGTTACTGCTAAAGTGTCTTTATCTATCATTTTAGGTTTGCTATTCATAATGTCTTTTGCTGTCAGGCCGGTAAGGTCTGCATATTTTTCCAGCATTCTTCTGATATCACCGTCTGTAATGATACCAATTATTTGGCTACCATCAACAACAACAACAGCACCTAAACGGTTTTTACTAATTGCAATTATGACATCTTTTACAGCTGCGTCAGCTAAAATACTCGGTTTAGCATTGCGTTCTGCCAGATCAGAGACTTTAAGGTACAGTTTTTTTCCTAAAGACCCTCCCGGATGGAAGCGGGCAAAATCCTGTGCACTGAATTCTCTGGCCAAAAGCAAGCTTACTGCAAGCGCATCTCCCATAGCCAGTTGTGCAGTTGTACTTGTAGTAGGCGCCAGATTATTAGGACAAGCTTCTTTTTCAACAGTGGTATTGAGAATCAGATCTGCTTGTCTGGCCAGCTCAGATTCGAGTTGTCCGACCATCCCGATCAGTAAAGCTCCGCACTGCTTTAGCAAGGGCGCGAGGACCTTGATTTCGGGGGTATTTCCGCTCTTGGAAATGCAGATTACAATGTCTGTTTTCTGTATCATCCCGAGGTCTCCATGCACCGCATCTGAAGCATGCATATAACTCGATGGCGTGCCTGTAGAATTTAAAGTAGCGACAATTTTCTGCGCAATAATGGCGCTTTTACCGATTCCTGTAACAATTACACGCCCGTTTCCGGCTATAATCCGCTCCACAATCGCTGCAAAATCGTCATTTATATGTTTTACGAGCCCAAGTATAGCCTGCGCTTCCGCTTGTAAAGTGTTGATCCCCGCTGTGATAATAGATTTTTTACTTTTCAAAGAGAAATATTTAGTATATTGATGCTTTAATTGGTGCAAAATTATGTTATTTTGAATCAAAAATAGCACTGAATATTTTATACACAAAATGGATGTGAAAAAGTCGTTGTTTGACAACTTACAAACCTTTTTTGGTTTCGACAATTTTAAGGGGGATCAGGAATCAATTATTACCAATGTTCTTGAGCGGAAAAATACCTTTGTAATTATGCCAACGGGTGGGGGGAAATCTATCTGTTACCAATTACCAGCTTTAATGTCAGAAGGTACTGCCATCGTGATATCGCCGCTTATTGCGCTGATGAAAAATCAGGTGGATCAGTTGAGGGCTTTTGGTGGAAGTGACAGTATTGCACACTTTCTGAATTCTTCTTTAAATAAATCGGAAATAGCCCAGGTAAAAAGCGATTTGTTAAGTGGTCAGACTAAATTATTATACGTAGCCCCGGAATCATTATCCAAGCCGGATAATATCGAATTTCTGAAGCTTATTACGATCTCTTTTGTTGCGGTTGATGAAGCCCATTGTATTTCAGAATGGGGACATGATTTTCGTCCGGAGTACCGGAGGATCCGCCAGGTGATCAGCGGCCTGGGACCAGACATCCCGATTATTGCATTAACTGCAACGGCAACACCGAAGGTGCAGCAGGATATTATTAAGAACTTGCAGATGGCCGACGCTACCTTGTTTAAGTCCTCGTTTAACAGACCCAACTTATTTTATGAAATACGCCCTAAAAGGGATGTAATCAAAGAAATCATCAGGTACATTAAATACAATACAGGTAAATCCGGTATTATTTACTGCCTGAGCAGAAAAAAGGTGGAAGAAGTTGCTGAAGCATTAAACCTGAATGGCATCAAGGCATTGCCTTACCATGCCGGATTAGAACCTAAAGTCAGAGCCGATACGCAAGACAAATTCCTGATGGAAGATGTGGAGGTTATTGTGGCTACCATCGCTTTCGGGATGGGAATTGACAAACCTGATGTTCGTTTCGTAATTCACCATGATATTCCTAAAAGTATGGAAGGTTATTACCAGGAAACTGGAAGAGCCGGACGTGATGGCGGAGAAGGTGTTTGTATTGCATTTTACGCACAGAAAGATGTAGACAAGCTGGCTAAATTCATGAAAGATAAGCCGGTGGCTGAGCGTGAAATTGGTACACAAATCTTAAAAGAGGTTATTGACTACGCGGAATCAGGTGTGTGCCGCAGAAAGCAGATCCTGCATTATTTCGGAGAAAACTTCAACGAGACAGGCTGTAACTGTATGTGTGATAACTGTAAAAAACCTAAAACGTATTTTGAAGCCGAAGAGCACTTAAAGGTTGCACTGACGCTGATTAAAAATATCGGGGAGAAGTTTGACGATGCACATATCCTTTGTGTTTTATTAGGAATGGAGACCGCGCAGACTATCGCTTATGAGCATAGTAAACTGCAGGAGTTTGGACTGGGTAAAGTAGAAGGTGAAAATCTTTGGAAATCTTTAATCAGACAGGCCGTATTGAATAACTTTTTATCAAAAGATATTGATAACTATGGTTTATTAAGACTGACCAATTCGGGAAATGACTTCATCAAAAACCCATACAGTCTTAAATTCATTCTGAATGTACCTATCGAAAGTTCGGCAGATGACGATGAAGATGATGTAAAACATGGTAGTGGAACGCTGGATACGCAATTGCTTCAATTGCTGAAAGATCTGAGAAAAAAGATCGCGAAACAGAAAAATGTTCCTCCTTTCGTCGTTTTCCAGGACCCTTCACTCGAAGAAATGTGTACGCATTATCCGATTGCTATGGATGAACTGAAACAGATTTCGGGTGTCGGAAATGGCAAGGCTATGAAGTTTGGTACGCCTTTCCTTGAACTGATCAAAAAATATGTGACAGACAATGACATTGAGCGTCCTATAGATTTAATTATTAAAACACAGGCAAATAAATCACAATTAAAGGTTTCCATTATACAAAATGTAGACAGACAGATTGGACTGGAAGATATTGCCAAATCTAAAGGGATCACTTATAGTGAAATCCTGAAAGAAATAGAAGCGATTGTGAACTCCGGAACTAAGCTGAACCTGAACTACTTTGTAGATGAAATGCTGGATGACGATCGCCAGGACGAAGTATTTGATTACTTCCGTGCGGCTGAGAATGATTCAATTGATGAAGCTTTGAAAGATTTGGGTGAAACGGATTATACGCGTGAAGAGATACAATTAATGAGAATCAAGTTCATGTCAGAACTTGGAAATTAAAGCTACAGCATGGTCAATTTTGAATTAGATAAATTAAAACATACGACTTCCGGTAATTTCTTTTTGATGGCCGGCCCTTGTGCAATTGAAGGGGAAGAAATCGCAATGAGAATTGCAGAAAGAATTGTAACCCTTACTGATCAGTTAGAAATCCCTTTTATTTTTAAAGGTTCTTACAGAAAAGCAAACCGTTCTAAAGGTGACTCTTTTACTGGTATTGGTGACGAAAAAGCATTAAAGATTTTAGAAAAGGTTGGAAAAACTTTTGGTGTACCAACAGTAACTGATATTCATGAGAGTGCTGAGGCTGCAATGGCCGCTGCATACGTGGATGTGTTACAGATCCCTGCATTTTTATGCAGACAAACGGATTTGCTGATTGCTGCTGCCAAAACTGGAAAAGTTGTTAACGTGAAGAAAGGGCAGTTCCTTTCTGCGGGTTCGATGAGATTTGCAGTTGATAAGGTTTACGAAGCTGGAAATAAACGTGTGATATTGACGGATAGGGGGAATACCTTCGGTTATCAGGACTTAATTGTAGATTACCGTGGTTTACCTGAAATGCAGTCTTTTGGAGTACCTGTAGTGATGGATGTAACGCACTCTTTACAGCAGCCAAATCAAAGTTCTGGTGTAACGGGTGGTAAACCTCAGTTAATTGAGACTATTGCGAAGGCAGCTATAGCTGTTGGAGCTGATGGATTATTCATTGAGACACATCCTGATCCTGCGCATGCAAAATCTGATGGTGCAAATATGCTTCATCTTGATTTATTAGAGCAGTTATTAGTGAAGTTAATTAAGATTAGAAAAGCGGTAGTTTAGTATTGGTGGTGGGTTTTACCCCTATTGGTGCGCTATTAAATAAGCTATGTGCTTCTATTACTGGTATATAAGAATAGGCCGTGTCATTGACACGGCCTATTCTTATATACCAGTAATGATGAATGAAGTTCTGCGGTTTTGCTGACGGCCAGCAGGGGTATCATTTGATGAAATTGGTTTAGTAGCACCGAATCCTTTGAATGTCAACCTTTCAGGCTTTACTTTATTTGCAGTCAAATAGTCATAAACTGCTTTGGAGCGCTGTAAAGATAATTTCTGATTCGCTTCTGCATTACCTTCATTGTCAGTGTGCCCCTGAATTTCAATGCTTACAGATGTGTTAGCCTGCAGCAATTGCAAAAGATTCGTTAACTCTGTAATTGATGGCGGAAGAAGTTCTGCTTTATTGGTATCAAAAAATATATTCTTTAAAACCACATTTGCACCAGGTTTAAGTTTTTCAAGATAAATTTCCAATAGATAAGGCTGACCCGATTTTGCCTGGTTCAATTCGAAATTCTCAGAATAAAACAGGTAACCATCAGCCACCGCATTAAAAGCATAAGTACTGCCCAGCGGCATCACTGCCAGAAATTCGCCATTATCTTTTGAGGTAAAGTCATTGAATTTAGTCTCTTTCGTTTTCAGGTTTACCACTTGTACTTTGGCTTCCAGATATCCACGGGTTTCTTTGTCTCTGACAATGCCTTTAACATAAGTAATGGGTAGCGGTCTTGCGGCGGCTGGTAATTTAAATCTGTAAATATCCATGTCACCTAAACCATCTTTAAGTATAGAAGAGAAGTACCCCTCGGTGCCATCCGGACTTACCATTAATCCACTTTCTTCATTGAAGGTATTAATAGGATAACCGAGGTTCACAGGTTTGCCCCATTTTCCATCTGCTTGTGCACGGCTGTAGAAGATATCCATACTGCCCATGCCCGGCCATCCATTAGAAGAGAAGTATAAAGTTTTTCCATCGGGGTGTATAAATGGGGTATTCTCATCATAAACCGTATTGATATCCGGTCCAAGGTTTTCTGGTTTACTCCATTCGCCTTCACCATTTAAAGTGGTTTTCCAAATGTCATATCCACCTATTCCTCCGGGGCGGTTACTCACAAAATAAAGTGTATTTCCATCCGGAGTTACTGCTGGCTGAGAATCCCAGGAAGAGGAGTTGACTACAGACCCAAGGTTAAAAGGGGCATCCCACTGGTTTCCGTTTTTATGACTTACATACAGATCACAACTTCCAAGTCCATCTGGTCGGTTACAGCCCGTAAAAAACAAGTACATTCCATCTGGTGAAATCGATTGCGCACCTTCATTAAATCTGGTATTAATTTTATCACTGAGCGGGATTGCTGTTTTCCATTCTTTATTTACTTTACGGGAGATATAAAAATCCTCATTCCCCTCAACTGTACGGCTAAAGATAAGTGTTGAGCCATCTGCGGTGAGTGTGGGTAAATATTCTCTGTCTTTGGTATTAATGAAAGGCCCTAAATTTATAGGGACATATTTTTCGGGTGCTTTGATTGCAACGGTTGCAAAATCACAATCCCGGATATATTTTTCCGCTTTTAAAACCATTTCGCGGTCTTTTCCCTGATAAGCCATCTTAAATAAGGAGAAGTGTTTCCCCGCATCAGCATATTGCCCGCTGTTCAATTCTGCTTCACCTAAAGAATAATAAACTCTCGCTGCCAATGGAACGGTTTGAATGTCAATCGCTTTTAAATAATTGACTTTGGCTTTTTCAAAAGATCTTTTCAGTTTGTAAATATCTGCCAATTGAACAAAAGCAAACTGAAAAGAAGGATCTGCTGCTACTGCATCTTCTAAAGATTTAGCAGCGCCGTCATAATCTTTGGTCAATAGTGACTTTTGTGCGTACTCGAAATTCTGTTGTGCTTTTTTTACAGCAGACTCCTGTGCCCGGACAAAACTACTAGTGATAAATAACAGATAAAAAAATGCTATTGTAATCTTCTTCATGTTTTTTCTATTAAATCGGGCATGGAGAGCCGTATAAATTAAAATTACAAATTTATAGGACTCTTTAGCAAGAGAGATGAACTTAATAAAAAAACAGGAATTAACCGCTTAAGGAATATTTAAGTATTTATGTGTTTGCAAGGAAATTTCCCACTTAGGATTGGCCATCACATAATCTATAATCATTGGCGTAATTTCTTTTGATTTAGACCATTCCGGCTGAAGATAAAGTTTGCAGGCAGGAGATACCGTTTCTGCATATTTCTCAGCCCATTCAAAATCACTCTTATTAAAGACAATAACTTTTAATTCATTGGCGAAAGGAGTAATGTCCGGACGCGGTGCTTTGAACTTTTTTGGAGATAAACAGATCCAGTCCCAACTGCCTGACAATGGATAAGCTCCCGAAGTTTCAATAAAAGTAAGGATGTTTTTTTCCTGCAGTTTTTTGGTCAGGTAATCCATGTTATAGATCAATGGCTCGCCACCGGTAATGACAACCGCTTTACCAGGAAATGTATCTGCTTTTTCAGCAATATCATCCGCTGAAGTTAAGGGGTGAAGTTCAGCGTCCCAGCTCTCCTTCACATCACACCAGTGACAACCCACATCGCAACCTCCAAGACGAATAAAATAGGCAGCTTTGCCTGTGTTAAAACCTTCACCCTGAATTGTGTAAAATTCTTCCATTAATGGAAGCAATGTGCCGTCTGCTGGAATATTATGTGCCATATATCAATTGGCAAAGTTAAATAAATATGCATGGAAAATAGGAATATATGTATATTGACCGCATTTAAATGACTAATCTATGAATAAGTACAGCAGTCATGGCTGATTTGCGCTGGTATAAAATTGAGGAAGAAATTCCAGCAGGGGATTTCATTCGTCAAATTAATCTGGCGGGTAAGAAATTGTGTCTGCTCAGGCATCAAAACGAAATTCACCTGGTGCAAAACTCTTGTCCGCATGCGGGTGGGATTCTTAGTGGTGGATGGTGCGAGCATGGGAAATTAATCTGTCCCATCCATCGGTACACTTATGATTTGTCAACCGGAAGAGGGGCAGAGGGGCAAGGGGACTACATAGATTTATATCCTGTAAAAGAAGAACCGGACGGTTTATATGCTGGATTTAAACAAAGCTTATTCAGCCGGTTTTTTGGCAAAAAATAAGTTTAAAAGAAAACGGCCTGTATTTCTACAAGCCGTTTTTATCAATAATAATGCTATTATCCCTCGCTTAAGAATAGATTTCTTTTTTAGCTGAGGCCAATGTGTTTTTCAATAACCCAACAATAGTCATCAAACCAACTCCACCCGGAACAGGTGTAATCCATGAAGCTAAAGGAGCTACGTTCTCAAAATCAACATCGCCATATAATTTATAGCCAGATTTGGTAGTCTCAGAAGTCTCTCTGTTAATACCAACATCAATAATGATTGCACCAGTTTTAACCATATCAGCAGTTACAAAGTTCTTTTTACCGATAGCAGCAATAATAATATCTGCCTGTAAAGCAATTTCTTTCAGATTGGTAGTCTTACTGTGTGTAAGCGTAACCGTACAATTTCCAGGATTTGCATTTCGCGCCATTAAAATACTCATTGGGCTACCTACAATATTGCTTCGTCCTACAACAACACAATGTTTTCCTGCGGTATCAATTCCATAAGCTTTCAGCAGCAATAAAATTCCATAAGGAGTAGCCGGAATAAAACAAGGCAGATTACGCATCATACGCCCTAAGTTTACCGGGTGAAATCCGTCTACATCTTTACGATGGTCTATAGCTTCAGTAACTTTCTCCGGATCAATGTGTTTTGGGAGAGGAAGCTGAACAATCAGTCCATCTACACCTGCATCACTATTGATCTCATGGATTTTTTGAAGTAATTCTTCTTCAGTTACGTCTGTATCATATCTGATCAGCGAAGATTGAAAGCCTACTTTTTCGCAATTTTTCATCTTGCTGGCCACGTAAGTCTCACTTCCACCGTCATTACCAACCAATATGGCTAATAAATGAGGTTTACGCCCACTTTGTGCTAAAAATTCTGCCGCTTCTGCTGCTATTTCTAATTTAATCTTTTCTGATGCGAATTTTCCGTCCAGTAACTGCATGTCAAGCGTTATGTTTTGTGTGTTAAACGATTAATCTAATTTAAGTACCGCCATAAATGCAGTTTGTGGAATTTCCACGTTACCTACCTGACGCATACGTTTTTTACCTTTTTTCTGTTTCTCCAACAGTTTACGCTTACGTGAAATATCACCACCGTAACATTTAGCGGTTACATCCTTACGTAAAGCTTTTACAGTTTCTCTGGCGATAATTTTAGCCCCAATAGAAGCCTGGATAATAATCTCGAACTGCTGACGCGGAATTAATTCTCTCAGTTTCTCACAGATCCTTTTTCCGAAATCGTAAGAATTACTGCGGTGGATTAACGAGGATAAAGCATCAACTGGTTCTGCATTTAACAGGATATCCAATCTAACCAGATCAGACTTGCGGTAACCAATCTGATGATAATCAAAAGAAGCATATCCCTTAGAGATAGTTTTCAAACGATCATAAAAATCAAATACAATTTCTCCCATAGGAATCTCAAAAACAAGTTCCACACGGTCAGAAGTCAGATAAGATTGATTCACGATAATTCCTCTTTTCTGAATACAAAGAGACATTACCGGGCCAACAAACTCAGATTTGGTAATGATGTTTGCTTTGATATAAGGTTCTTCTACATACTCCATTTTACTTGGATCAGGAAGATCTGATGGATTATTTACAATAATCAGCTCACCTTTGGTCGTCATCGCCTGATAAGATACATTGGGAACAGTAGTAATTACTGTCATGTCAAATTCACGCTCTAAACGCTCCTGGATAATCTCCATGTGTAACATGCCAAGGAATCCGCAACGGAAACCAAAGCCTAATGCTGCTGAAGATTCAGGCTCAAAGACAATTGAAGCATCATTCAGCTGCAATTTGTGCATGGCTTCTCTTAAGTCTTCAAACTCATCCGTGTCTACCGGATAAATACCGGCAAATACCATGGGCTTAACCTCTTCAAAACCTTTGATCGGCTCAGAACTTGGTCTGTCTTTATGTGTAATCGTATCGCCTACTTTTACCTCTCTGGCTTCTTTAATACCAGAAATAATATAACCTACATCACCAGTTTTGATGACATCTTTAGGAGATTGTTTTAATTTTAAAGTACCTACTTCCTCTGCAATATATTCCTTGCCGGTAGCTACAAATTTCACTTTGTCTTTTTTACGGATTTCTCCGTTTAATACTTTGAAATAAGCAACAATACCACGGAACGAATCAAAAACAGAGTCGAAGATCAGTGCCTGTAATTCACCTTCAGGATTTCCTTTAGGTGCAGGTACACGCTCAACGATAGCACGAAGTATATCGTGAACACCCTGACCAGTTTTACCTGAAGCCGGGATGATTTCTTCTCTCTTACAGCCAATCAGTTCAATAATCTGATCTTTGACCTCTTCTGGCATAGCACCAGGCAAGTCCATTTTATTTAAAATAGGGATGATTTCTAAATCATGCTCCAGTGCTAAATAAAGGTTGGAAATAGTTTGGGCCTGTATACCTTGTGAAGCATCTACGATCAATAAAGCACCTTCGCAGGCTGCAATTGAACGGGAAACTTCATAAGAAAAATCTACGTGTCCGGGAGTGTCAATTAAATTTAATATATAAGGTTGTCCATCCTGAACATAGTCCATTTGGATAGCATGGCTTTTAATGGTAATACCGCGTTCGCGCTCCAAATCCATATCATCCAATAACTGAGCCTGAGACTCTCTCTGGGTAATGGTATTTGTGTATTCAAGTAAACGGTCGGCCAAGGTACTCTTACCGTGGTCAATGTGTGCAATTATGCAAAAATTACGTATGTGCTTCATCAGTGCCGCAAATATAGAATATTAGCTTGATTATTCCGCACTGTTTGCCAGTTCCAGTAATTTTTTGACCAGTTCTGCGTCTGTAAACGAAGTACTATATTCATCTGCTTCATTTCCCATGCTTAATTCCCTGTTCCTGAACAGCATTTTACTCACGTGGTTTTTTCGGGCTGAAGCATGAAAAACTTTTGCGCTGGTTTTAAAAATCAATTCTTTGATATTTGAACTGCTGACACCAGCGCCGGGCATGATCGTAATCCGGTCAGCAGCCTGTTTAATGAGCGCAGTTAATTGCGCAGCACCCGCTATTGCAGTCGCTTTACCTCCTGAAGTCAGCACACGGACCACGCCAAGGGAAATCAAATCTTCCAGCGCTTCTTGCATATCAGTAACCATATCAAATGCCCGGTGGAAAGCAACCTGCATCGGCTTTGCCAGTTCGATCAGCTCAGCACAACGTTCTTTATCTATTTTGCCTGCTGCAGTCAGGATACCCGTTACGATGCCTTC is a window encoding:
- the rlmB gene encoding 23S rRNA (guanosine(2251)-2'-O)-methyltransferase RlmB, which gives rise to MENFRRSPRPKENNEFVFGIRAVIEAIKAGKDIESIYMQRGLTGEIIPELKGLLRDTDIPVHNVPVEKLNRMTQKNHQGVVAVISAITFQKIEDIIPLIYEKGEVPLILILDGITDVRNMGAIARTAACTGVHAIVVPAKNSAQINADAIKTSAGALFTIPVCRQQNLHKTALFLQECGLQIVACTEKTNDLIYAPDYTAPTAIVMGAEDEGISNDIMRMANHLAKIPMFGEIGSLNVSVSTGVILYEAIRQRGTN
- a CDS encoding mannose-1-phosphate guanylyltransferase, whose translation is MNKDNYALIMAGGVGSRFWPVSRIEHPKQFIDFFGIGKTLIQSTYDRFLKICPPENIFIVTNEIYIDKVKSQLPDLPDNQILAEPIMRNTAPCIAYGSMKIAEINPDATIVVAPSDHTISNLDAFIAAIEQSLKAAKENDCLITLGIKPSRPDTGYGYIQYVETTLPTDPQINKVKIFTEKPNLELAKSFLQSGDFLWNAGIFIWSAKAINDAFSKHLPDMYDIFHLGASLYNTPEEKAFIGNAYLQCTNISIDFAIMEKADNVYVLPTDFGWSDLGTWASIYEMAEKDYVGNAVIPSEQVMMFNSSNCMVNVPEDKLVILQGLHDYIVVESNNTLLICPRSEEQSVKQIVADVKSNFGQKFI
- a CDS encoding KpsF/GutQ family sugar-phosphate isomerase: MKSKKSIITAGINTLQAEAQAILGLVKHINDDFAAIVERIIAGNGRVIVTGIGKSAIIAQKIVATLNSTGTPSSYMHASDAVHGDLGMIQKTDIVICISKSGNTPEIKVLAPLLKQCGALLIGMVGQLESELARQADLILNTTVEKEACPNNLAPTTSTTAQLAMGDALAVSLLLAREFSAQDFARFHPGGSLGKKLYLKVSDLAERNAKPSILADAAVKDVIIAISKNRLGAVVVVDGSQIIGIITDGDIRRMLEKYADLTGLTAKDIMNSKPKMIDKDTLAVTAFELIRQSNITQLLITDANGYFGIVHLHDLLHEGLL
- the recQ gene encoding DNA helicase RecQ — protein: MDVKKSLFDNLQTFFGFDNFKGDQESIITNVLERKNTFVIMPTGGGKSICYQLPALMSEGTAIVISPLIALMKNQVDQLRAFGGSDSIAHFLNSSLNKSEIAQVKSDLLSGQTKLLYVAPESLSKPDNIEFLKLITISFVAVDEAHCISEWGHDFRPEYRRIRQVISGLGPDIPIIALTATATPKVQQDIIKNLQMADATLFKSSFNRPNLFYEIRPKRDVIKEIIRYIKYNTGKSGIIYCLSRKKVEEVAEALNLNGIKALPYHAGLEPKVRADTQDKFLMEDVEVIVATIAFGMGIDKPDVRFVIHHDIPKSMEGYYQETGRAGRDGGEGVCIAFYAQKDVDKLAKFMKDKPVAEREIGTQILKEVIDYAESGVCRRKQILHYFGENFNETGCNCMCDNCKKPKTYFEAEEHLKVALTLIKNIGEKFDDAHILCVLLGMETAQTIAYEHSKLQEFGLGKVEGENLWKSLIRQAVLNNFLSKDIDNYGLLRLTNSGNDFIKNPYSLKFILNVPIESSADDDEDDVKHGSGTLDTQLLQLLKDLRKKIAKQKNVPPFVVFQDPSLEEMCTHYPIAMDELKQISGVGNGKAMKFGTPFLELIKKYVTDNDIERPIDLIIKTQANKSQLKVSIIQNVDRQIGLEDIAKSKGITYSEILKEIEAIVNSGTKLNLNYFVDEMLDDDRQDEVFDYFRAAENDSIDEALKDLGETDYTREEIQLMRIKFMSELGN
- the kdsA gene encoding 3-deoxy-8-phosphooctulonate synthase, which encodes MVNFELDKLKHTTSGNFFLMAGPCAIEGEEIAMRIAERIVTLTDQLEIPFIFKGSYRKANRSKGDSFTGIGDEKALKILEKVGKTFGVPTVTDIHESAEAAMAAAYVDVLQIPAFLCRQTDLLIAAAKTGKVVNVKKGQFLSAGSMRFAVDKVYEAGNKRVILTDRGNTFGYQDLIVDYRGLPEMQSFGVPVVMDVTHSLQQPNQSSGVTGGKPQLIETIAKAAIAVGADGLFIETHPDPAHAKSDGANMLHLDLLEQLLVKLIKIRKAVV
- a CDS encoding OmpA family protein; this translates as MKKITIAFFYLLFITSSFVRAQESAVKKAQQNFEYAQKSLLTKDYDGAAKSLEDAVAADPSFQFAFVQLADIYKLKRSFEKAKVNYLKAIDIQTVPLAARVYYSLGEAELNSGQYADAGKHFSLFKMAYQGKDREMVLKAEKYIRDCDFATVAIKAPEKYVPINLGPFINTKDREYLPTLTADGSTLIFSRTVEGNEDFYISRKVNKEWKTAIPLSDKINTRFNEGAQSISPDGMYLFFTGCNRPDGLGSCDLYVSHKNGNQWDAPFNLGSVVNSSSWDSQPAVTPDGNTLYFVSNRPGGIGGYDIWKTTLNGEGEWSKPENLGPDINTVYDENTPFIHPDGKTLYFSSNGWPGMGSMDIFYSRAQADGKWGKPVNLGYPINTFNEESGLMVSPDGTEGYFSSILKDGLGDMDIYRFKLPAAARPLPITYVKGIVRDKETRGYLEAKVQVVNLKTKETKFNDFTSKDNGEFLAVMPLGSTYAFNAVADGYLFYSENFELNQAKSGQPYLLEIYLEKLKPGANVVLKNIFFDTNKAELLPPSITELTNLLQLLQANTSVSIEIQGHTDNEGNAEANQKLSLQRSKAVYDYLTANKVKPERLTFKGFGATKPISSNDTPAGRQQNRRTSFIITGI